In Mucilaginibacter celer, one DNA window encodes the following:
- a CDS encoding Ohr family peroxiredoxin: protein MEKIYEAEVTTLAGRNGHAKSSDGLLDVDIRFPKEMGGAGEATNPEQLFAAAWSACFGTSVTVAAGIEKVKIGEVTVTAKIGVLHDNGNFDIGAHLLVQINDVDNDTAKKLVEAAKSICSYSKATKGNIDTVYELATNSL from the coding sequence ATGGAAAAAATTTATGAAGCAGAAGTGACAACCTTAGCAGGTCGTAACGGTCACGCAAAATCTTCTGACGGTTTATTGGATGTCGATATCAGATTTCCCAAAGAAATGGGAGGTGCTGGTGAGGCAACCAATCCGGAACAACTTTTCGCGGCAGCTTGGTCGGCTTGTTTTGGTACGAGTGTAACAGTTGCTGCAGGAATCGAAAAAGTTAAAATTGGAGAAGTTACCGTAACAGCTAAAATTGGTGTTTTACATGATAACGGCAATTTTGATATTGGTGCGCATCTTCTTGTTCAAATAAACGACGTGGATAATGATACCGCGAAAAAACTGGTGGAAGCGGCAAAGTCAATTTGTTCGTATTCAAAAGCAACAAAGGGAAATATTGACACGGTTTATGAACTTGCAACAAATTCCCTTTAA
- a CDS encoding VOC family protein — MVNTLNWFEIPATDFARAKAFYATVLDAQIHDDPDRQYAYLPSDPLKGGFGGAIASGENYVPAMTGTTVYLDGGNDLSVPLGRVERAGGTVILPKTDIGENRGFIALFIDTEGNKVGFHSIG; from the coding sequence ATGGTAAATACGCTAAATTGGTTTGAAATCCCGGCAACAGATTTCGCAAGAGCAAAAGCATTTTATGCTACAGTGTTAGATGCTCAAATTCATGACGACCCTGACAGGCAATATGCATATTTACCGTCTGATCCACTAAAAGGCGGATTTGGCGGAGCAATTGCCAGCGGCGAAAACTATGTCCCTGCAATGACCGGCACAACTGTTTACTTAGATGGCGGAAATGACCTTTCAGTTCCATTAGGCAGAGTAGAACGTGCCGGTGGAACAGTTATTTTACCGAAAACTGATATTGGTGAAAACAGGGGCTTTATTGCACTTTTTATCGACACAGAAGGAAACAAAGTCGGATTCCATTCAATTGGATAA